Sequence from the Zeugodacus cucurbitae isolate PBARC_wt_2022May chromosome 5, idZeuCucr1.2, whole genome shotgun sequence genome:
TCTATTGAATGTGTCTGTGCCTTAAACTTATAGTTCGAGGGCTAAACCTCAAGTATCCAGTAGTTATTTAGAACAGTTTTCTTTACATTCTCTTGGTGTTTGTCACGCATAGCCTATTATTTATTACCTATGGCTTAAATAAAGGTCATAAGCTCTGCATAAGGCTGAGTACATAGTGGGCAATGGTGTAGGACCGCATTGAACATTTATTACGGCGATACTGGGAATTTTTGAATCCAATCATATTACCTTTAACTTTTCACCCCGCTTTTTGTTTCTCGCTCCATTGGCCTTTTTGGTTGCGtgacaaacaaaaatgtaaaagcaACGAATGCGGAAGCTACCTTCAATAACTTCCTTTCCGAAATATTTCCAAAGCTTAATTTCTGTGGCAATTATGAACATATGCTCTAATTCTCACGCTGGGCAAACAACTATCCTTAGACTCCACTTTCcataaatttcaatcaaaaatccaATTTAGTTTTTTCAATTTCGAGAACACAATCTTTCTTGCTGTGTTCTcacattaataatttaattagctttttgtttactaaattaattaaactaaattataaataagtacatGACATTCTGTATACGACTATGAATCACACGGACATTTAAACATGTTTCATTAACCTAAAAGTAACTATAAATTAACTAGATCATAATGAATATTGTAGCTATCCTAAAGCATCAGGTGCCCCAACCCAAAATCCCCATTTAGCTTTCCACCACGCGCCATTCAAGCGCGTCCATTCAGCAGACCATCCGTACACGCTGTTCTTTTCACGCCGCTATCACTCTGTAAACACGCCGCGTAGCTTATCGCATGTGGCAAGTAGTTTTGCTCGTAGTTGCCGGTGAAGAGATGCGCGTATGGACCGATTGCGAATACGCCGACATCGTCGCCACCATGCGTCTCCGATTCGAGTGGCACCATGGTGGGGAATGGATAGTCCTTGTGTTTCATGTCGATCTTGTGCAAGTTCTTGCGTTTAATTGCGCCATTTGCTTTGAGCACATTGTATTCGAAGCCGGGTCCATTGGCGTAGCTGAGTGTCGCATAGGGTAACTGATCATCGGCCAGTTGACCGTTATTTACGCCAATAATATCGTTCTTGCGCGAAGAGTAACCGGCCACCGACATGGTGTGCGAGTGGTCCGAGGTGACGACGGTGAGTGTGTCGCGTACGTCGGTGCGTGAGCGCGCCAATGCGATGGCTTTATCGAACTCGGCTGTCTCATCTAAAGCTTTCATGGCGAGTGTATCGTGGTGTGCGTGATCAATGCGTCCGCCCTCTACGAATAGGAAGAAACCGCGTCCGTTGCTCTGACGCTCCAATATATCTAAAGCCACAGCGGTCATCTCGGCGAGTGTGGGTGTTAGCTTGGCATCCGCGTCCAAATGGAAAGGCATGTGATTGGCACCAAAGAGACCCATCACGTGTGTAGCAGAAGCGGGcaactgtaaataaaaaacaatagaaaacaTTTGTTAGTATCGGCTGTTGCCTTCAATGCGCTTAGCGGCACTTACATTCAACAGTTCGTCGCGTGTTTGCGCATAGTGTGCGTCGTTGCCATGCATAGACAGCCACTCGTTAAGCAAATTGTGTCCATCCAGCCGCTGGCCCATCTCACCCTCTAACTCGCGCACTGTATTCGGCAGAAAATGTTTGCGTCCGCCACCCAAGATAACATTCAAATTGCGTCCGACTTCACCGTGCACCAGCTGCGATGCGATATCAGTGCAGATATTCGGATCACCGTTATCGGATAACACCTCCGCGTCATTCTCCCAATTGCGGTTGGCAACATGCGCATAAACGCCAGCGGGGGAGGCGTGTGTCACCGAAGTGGTGGTGACTAGACCCGTTGCCATGCCCTGCTTTTGCGCCCATGCGGCAATCGAACTGACGTGATGCAGCGTATTGTTTTGTGCCAAACAATCGTTCGGCTCGACGGCAGCCGATACGCCGATTGTGCCGTAATTAGTTTTAACGCCG
This genomic interval carries:
- the Alp-m_4 gene encoding alkaline phosphatase, coding for MCSLRQFTLIFLACLLSVYQTHSFAIHHEPSERRMHPVFNFKAALPTEHTIGKRSMPMINFDAPRTEEEASHYWNSIGQNILEKQIAEKSQLNTNLAKNIIFFLGDGMSIPTLTAGRVYLGGEEKQFSFERFPYVGLSKTYCTNTQVADSACTATAYLGGVKTNYGTIGVSAAVEPNDCLAQNNTLHHVSSIAAWAQKQGMATGLVTTTSVTHASPAGVYAHVANRNWENDAEVLSDNGDPNICTDIASQLVHGEVGRNLNVILGGGRKHFLPNTVRELEGEMGQRLDGHNLLNEWLSMHGNDAHYAQTRDELLNLPASATHVMGLFGANHMPFHLDADAKLTPTLAEMTAVALDILERQSNGRGFFLFVEGGRIDHAHHDTLAMKALDETAEFDKAIALARSRTDVRDTLTVVTSDHSHTMSVAGYSSRKNDIIGVNNGQLADDQLPYATLSYANGPGFEYNVLKANGAIKRKNLHKIDMKHKDYPFPTMVPLESETHGGDDVGVFAIGPYAHLFTGNYEQNYLPHAISYAACLQSDSGVKRTACTDGLLNGRA